A single Anabas testudineus chromosome 10, fAnaTes1.2, whole genome shotgun sequence DNA region contains:
- the LOC113160601 gene encoding protocadherin gamma-C5-like: MTKRMGYRDWRWLALWWHHFFLLWITIDGQTRYSIPEELKQGSVVGNLAKDLGLGLSDIYDRNLRVASEAGEQYFSVDAGKGELVVNDRIDREALCGQSISCVLPLQVVIENPLQLHRIEVEIRDVNDNAPTFLKSEHIIEIAESTVVGVRFPLETAEDSDVGSNGIKTYTLSKDDCFTLKVKEIENGRKIPELVLNKSLDREKKAVHSLFLTAMDGGTPVKSGTSKITVNVLDINDNVPLFENSFYKIAVAENSANGSFLITTKATDIDEGPNGEIEYSLGIHTPPAVLSLFHIDALTGDIFLKQQLDHESQASYRIDITAKDKGLPRMEGHCSVQVDVLDVNDNAPEIVLTSKPSSVPEDSRSGTVVALLSVRDLDNGDNGKLTLQLPKGSPFSLKPSFSNNYALVTTGPLDRERFSEYNIEITATDSGSPPLSSKKTIPVSITDVNDNPPVFTQPSYNVYLKENGVPGSILYSVSASDLDFGENAKISYSILDSKVQDVSVSSYVYINSDNGSIYSMHSFDYEKVKVFQIQVQAKDQGSPSLSSNATVHVFILDQNDNAPAVIYPSSAALGSLSHQRMPRSAKAGHLVTKVTAVDADSGHNAWISYRLAEATDASLFTVNLYTGEVRTKRAVSEQDDSSQRLLIEIKDDGEPVQSSTVTVSILLEDGLHEPILDLRQKSSEPSRKNGRITLYLIVSLASVSVLSLLTFLILAVKCIRNSRSSGSCCMRRSDCDDYKNPNRNLQIQLNTDGPIKYVEVLGGDMLSQSQSFRSCMSPMSEYSDFTLIKPSSTTDFKEVISVLDASLPDSTWTFESQQVSR; encoded by the coding sequence ATGACAAAGAGAATGGGATACCGAGACTGGAGGTGGCTGGCTCTTTGGTGgcatcatttctttctcttgtggATTACAATAGACGGACAGACTCGGTACAGCATCCCAGAGGAACTAAAACAAGGCTCTGTGGTAGGAAATCTAGCCAAAGATCTGGGTTTAGGACTATCAGACATTTATGACCGTAATCTGCGTGTCGCCTCTGAAGCTGGTgagcagtatttcagtgtggatGCGGGGAAGGGCGAGCTGGTGGTGAATGACAGAATAGACAGAGAGGCTTTATGTGGACAAAGCATCAGCTGTGTTCTACCTCTGCAGGTTGTAATAGAAAACCCGTTACAGCTACACCGGATAGAAGTAGAAATAAGAGACGTAAATGACAACGCTCCGACTTTTCTCAAAAGCGAGCACATAATAGAAATAGCTGAATCCACCGTTGTAGGTGTGCGTTTTCCTCTAGAGACTGCAGAGGATTCCGATGTTGGGAGTAACGGAATAAAGACGTACACTCTGAGTAAAGATGATTGTTTTACTCTAAAGGTTAAAGAAAttgaaaatggaagaaaaatacCTGAATTagtattaaataaatcattagaCCGCGAGAAAAAAGCCGTTCACAGTTTATTTCTTACTGCTATGGACGGAGGGACTCCTGTCAAGTCTGGCACTTCAAAAATAACCGTAAATGTGCTGGACATTAATGACAATGTGCCGTTgtttgaaaacagtttttataaaaTTGCTGTTGCGGAAAACAGTGCAAATGGCTCCTTTTTAATTACGACAAAGGCCACAGACATAGATGAAGGTCCAAATGGAGAAATTGAGTACTCCCTTGGAATCCACACACCACCAGCAGTGCTGTCATTGTTTCACATAGATGCTCTAACGGGAGATATATTTCTGAAGCAACAACTAGACCACGAAAGTCAAGCCTCATATCGAATAGATATTACAGCTAAAGACAAGGGTTTGCCTCGAATGGAAGGTCACTGTAGTGTACAGGTTGATGTCTTAGATGTAAATGATAACGCACCAGAAATTGTGCTGACTTCAAAACCCAGCTCTGTGCCCGAAGATTCTCGTAGTGGCACCGTAGTAGCTTTGCTCAGCGTCCGTGACCTCGATAACGGTGATAACGGTAAATTGACGTTACAGCTTCCCAAAGGTTCTCCGTTTTCTTTAAAACCATCCTTTTCTAATAATTATGCACTAGTTACCACTGGTCCACTGGACCGAGAGAGGTTCTCAGAGTATAACATTGAGATAACAGCGACAGATTCaggttctcctcctctgtccagtAAGAAAACGATTCCTGTCAGCATCACTGATGTGAATGATAACCCTCCTGTATTCACTCAGCCCTCCTATAATGTCTATTTAAAAGAGAACGGTGTACCAGGCTCTATACTGTACTCGGTATCAGCGTCTGACCTGGACTTTGGTGAAAACGCTAAAATCTCTTATTCTATACTGGACTCGAAAGTCCAGGACGTGTCTGTGTCCTCGTATGTTTACATTAACTCCGATAACGGCAGCATCTACAGCATGCACTCGTTTGACTATGAGAAAGTGAAGGTGTTTCAGATTCAGGTTCAGGCAAAGGATCAGGGCTCTCCGTCTCTCAGCAGCAACGCCACTGTCCATGTTTTCATCCTGGACCAGAACGACAATGCCCCCGCTGTTATCTACCCCTCCTCCGCTGCCCTGGGCTCCCTCTCTCATCAGAGGATGCCCCGCTCCGCTAAAGCGGGTCACCTGGTCACTAAGGTGACGGCCGTGGACGCTGACTCGGGCCATAACGCCTGGATCTCCTACAGACTGGCGGAGGCCACAGACGCGTCTCTGTTCACTGTCAACCTGTACACAGGGGAGGTGAGGACTAAACGCGCTGTGTCCGAGCAGGACGACTCCTCTCAGAGGCTGCTTATAGAGATCAAGGACGACGGGGAACCGGTCCAGTCCTCCACCGTCACGGTGTCCATCCTGCTGGAGGACGGCCTCCATGAGCCCATCTTAGACCTGCGACAGAAATCGTCCGAGCCCAGCAGGAAAAATGGGAGAATCACCCTGTATTTGATTGTGTCTCTGGCCTCGGTGTCCGTGCTGTCTCTGCTGACTTTTCTCATCTTAGCAGTTAAATGCATCAGGAACAGCAGAAGCAGCGGTAGTTGCTGCATGAGACGCAGCGACTGTGATGATTACAAGAACCCCAacagaaacctgcagattcaGCTCAACACTGACGGTCCTATAAAGTACGTGGAGGTCCTGGGTGGAGACATGTTGTCTCAGAGTCAGTCGTTCAGGTCCTGTATGTCCCCCATGTCAGAGTACAGTGATTTCACTTTGATTAAGCCCAGCAGCACCACAGACTTTAAGGAGGTGATCAGTGTCCTGGATGCGTCTTTACCCGACAGCACCTGGACCTTTGAGAGCCAGCAGGTGAGCAGATGA
- the LOC113160598 gene encoding protocadherin gamma-C5-like, whose amino-acid sequence MRYSGPRMTKRMGYRDWRWLALWWHHFFLLWITTDGQTRYSIPEELKQGSVVGNLAKDLGLGLSDIYDRKLRVASEAGEQYFSVDAGKGELVVNDRIDREALCGQSISCVLPLQVVIENPLQSHRIEVEIRDINDNSPSFLTQEINLKIPESVVLGRRFPLESAEDPDVGSNSLKTYSLSKNDYFSLKFKEIKNGKSVPELVLEKPLDRETNALHQLLLTALDGGTPVRSGTCKIIITVLDNNDNFPVFNENVYKVSLKENSTKGTFVIKLTATDADDGPNGEVKYTFGSRTPDSVLSIFDINDATGEIILKGELDYESSKSYFIDITAKDKGVPEMESHCRVQIDVEDINDNAPEIVLTSNPSPVREDAPSGTVVALISARDFDYGDNGKVTLQLPKRSPFTLKPSFSNNYELVTNAALDRERFSEYNIEITATDSGSPPLSSKKTIPVSITDVNDNPPVFTQPSYNVYLKENGVPGSILYSVSASDLDFGENAKISYSILDSKVQDVSVSSYVYINSDNGSIYSMHSFDYEKVKVFQIQVQAKDQGSPSLSSNATVHVFILDQNDNAPAVIYPSSAALGSLSHQRMPRSAKAGHLVTKVTAVDADSGHNAWISYRLAEATDASLFTVNLYTGEVRTKRAVFEQDDSSQRLLIEIKDDGEPVQSSTVTVSILLEDGLHEPILDLRQKSSEPSRKNGRITLYLIVSLASVSVLSLLTFLILAVKCIRNSRSSGSCCMRRSDCDDYKNPNRNLQIQLNTDGPIKYVEVLGGDMLSQSQSFRSCMSPMSEYSDFTLIKPSSTTDFKEVISVLDASLPDSTWTFESQQVSRV is encoded by the coding sequence ATGCGTTATAGCGGACCAAGGATGACAAAGAGAATGGGATACCGAGACTGGAGGTGGCTGGCGCTCTGGTGgcatcatttctttctcttgtggATTACAACAGACGGACAGACTCGGTACAGCATCCCAGAGGAACTAAAACAAGGTTCTGTGGTAGGAAATCTAGCCAAAGATCTGGGTTTAGGACTATCAGACATTTATGACCGTAAGCTGCGTGTCGCCTCTGAAGCTGGTgagcagtatttcagtgtggatGCGGGGAAGGGCGAGCTGGTGGTGAATGACAGAATAGACAGAGAGGCTTTATGTGGACAAAGCATCAGCTGTGTTCTACCTCTGCAAGTTGTTATTGAAAATCCTTTGCAATCTCATCGAATTGAAGTGGAAATAAGAGACATCAATGACAATTCTCCTAGTTTTCTTACACAAGAGATAAATCTTAAAATACCTGAATCGGTTGTGTTGGGTAGACGTTTTCCTTTGGAGAGCGCAGAAGACCCTGATGTTGGAAGTAATTCTTTGAAAACGTACTCTTTAAGCAAAAATGACTATTTTTCTttgaaatttaaagaaattaaaaatggtAAATCTGTCCCAGAATTAGTGTTAGAGAAACCATTAGACCGAGAAACGAATGCTctccatcagctgctgctgacagcacTGGATGGAGGAACCCCCGTCAGGTCGGGAACCTGTAAGATTATCATTACCGTACTTGATAATAACGACAACTTTCCAGTATTTAATGAAAACGTGTACAAGgtttctttaaaagaaaacagcaccAAAGGAACTTTTGTCATTAAACTTACAGCTACGGATGCTGACGATGGTCCTAATGGTGAGGTTAAATATACTTTCGGGTCTCGCACTCCAGACTCTGTGTTATCAATATTTGATATTAATGATGCAACAGGAGAAATCATATTAAAAGGAGAATTGGATTATGAGAGTTCAAAATCATACTTTATCGATATAACCGCTAAAGACAAAGGCGTCCCCGAAATGGAGAGTCACTGTCGTGTACAGATAGATGTAGAGGACATAAATGATAATGCTCCAGAAATTGTGCTCACTTCAAATCCCAGTCCTGTGCGCGAAGACGCACCGAGTGGCACAGTGGTGGCTTTGATTAGTGCACGAGACTTTGACTACGGTGATAACGGTAAAGTGACGTTACAGCTTCCCAAACGATCACCTTTCACGCTAAAACCTTCTTTCTCTAATAATTATGAACTGGTTACTAATGCTGCTTTGGACCGAGAGAGGTTCTCAGAGTATAACATTGAGATAACAGCGACAGATTCaggttctcctcctctgtccagtAAGAAAACGATTCCTGTCAGCATCACTGATGTGAATGATAACCCTCCTGTATTCACTCAGCCCTCCTATAATGTCTATTTAAAAGAGAACGGTGTACCAGGCTCTATACTGTACTCGGTATCAGCATCTGACCTGGACTTTGGTGAAAACGCTAAAATCTCTTACTCTATACTGGACTCGAAAGTCCAGGACGTGTCTGTGTCCTCGTATGTTTACATTAACTCCGATAACGGCAGCATCTACAGCATGCACTCGTTTGACTATGAGAAAGTGAAGGTGTTTCAGATTCAGGTTCAGGCAAAGGATCAGGGCTCTCCGTCTCTCAGCAGCAACGCCACTGTCCATGTTTTCATCCTGGACCAGAACGACAATGCCCCCGCTGTTATCTACCCCTCCTCCGCTGCCCTGGGCTCCCTCTCTCATCAGAGGATGCCCCGCTCCGCTAAAGCGGGTCACCTGGTCACTAAGGTGACGGCCGTGGACGCTGACTCGGGCCATAACGCCTGGATCTCCTACAGACTGGCGGAGGCCACAGACGCGTCTCTGTTCACTGTCAACCTGTACACAGGGGAGGTGAGGACTAAACGCGCCGTGTTCGAGCAGGACGACTCCTCTCAGAGGCTGCTTATAGAGATCAAGGACGACGGGGAGCCGGTCCAGTCCTCCACCGTCACGGTGTCCATCCTGCTGGAGGACGGCCTCCATGAGCCCATCTTAGACCTGCGACAGAAATCGTCCGAGCCCAGCAGGAAAAATGGGAGAATCACCCTGTATTTGATTGTGTCTCTGGCCTCGGTGTCCGTGCTGTCTCTGCTGACTTTTCTCATCTTAGCAGTTAAATGCATCAGGAACAGCAGAAGCAGCGGTAGTTGCTGCATGAGACGCAGCGACTGTGATGATTACAAGAACCCCAacagaaacctgcagattcaGCTCAACACTGACGGACCTATAAAGTACGTGGAGGTCCTGGGAGGAGACATGTTGTCTCAGAGTCAGTCGTTCAGGTCCTGTATGTCCCCCATGTCAGAGTACAGTGATTTCACTTTGATTAAGCCCAGCAGCACCACAGACTTTAAGGAGGTGATCAGTGTCCTGGATGCGTCTTTACCCGACAGCACCTGGACCTTTGAGAGCCAGCAGGTGAGCCGAGTCTGA
- the LOC113160603 gene encoding protocadherin gamma-C5-like: protein MRNKLPTWQLFLWWNHFCLLWSTIDGQTRYSIPEELKQGSVVGNLAKDLGLVVSELYRRKLRITSEAGKQYFSVELAKGDLVVTDRIDREELCGQRPSCLLPLELVIDNPLQLHRVEIEIQDTNDNSPSFLTKEKVVKIAELVNPGARFPLESAQDPDVGTNSVRSYLISKNDNFKLTVKNHKDGRKIPELVLEKPLDREKLPVHNLILTAVDGGDPVRSGTSEITIIVLDNNDNAPQFERQIYETNVSEKASPGTEILRVKATDADEGLNGEIEYFFAEQTTDQILSLFHVEPSTGAIIIKGKLDHETNSLHRFDITAKDKGSPEMDGHCGIEIKIVDINDNVPEIIVTSLTTPVAEDSAIGTVIALISAKDPDSGDNGKVTLSVSSKSPFKLNPSVSNHYSLVTNGPLDREKNRQYSVMITASDSGKPSLSSEKIILVDLLDVNDNPPVFSQPSYVVYVKENHAPGKILCSLSAADPDSGENAKISYSILDSKVQDVSVSSYVYINSDNGSIYSMHSFDYEKVKVFQIQVQAKDQGSPSLSSNATVHVFILDQNDNAPAVIYPSSAALGSLSHQRMPRSAKAGHLVTKVTAVDADSGHNAWISYRLAEATDASLFTVNLYTGEVRTKRAVSEQDDSSQRLLIEIKDDGEPVQSSTVTVSILLEDGLHEPILDLRQKSSEPSRKNGRITLYLIVSLASVSVLSLLTFLILAVKCIRNSRSSGSCCMRRSDCDDYKNPNRNLQIQLNTDGPIKYVEVLGGDMLSQSQSFRSCMSPMSEYSDFTLIKPSSTTDFKEVISVLDASLPDSTWTFESQQVSKE from the coding sequence ATGCGGAACAAATTGCCTACATGGCAGTTATTTTTGTGGTGGAATCATTTCTGTCTATTGTGGAGTACAATAGACGGACAGACTCGCTACAGCATCCCAGAGGAACTGAAACAGGGCTCTGTGGTAGGAAATCTAGCTAAAGATTTGGGTTTGGTTGTATCTGAATTGTATCGACGTAAATTGCGGATAACCTCGGAAGCTGGTAAGCAGTATTTTAGTGTGGAATTGGCGAAGGGAGACCTGGTGGTGACTGATAGGATAGATAGAGAGGAGCTGTGTGGACAAAGACCGTCGTGCTTGTTACCTTTGGAACTAGTTATTGATAACCCCTTACAGCTGCATAGAGTTGAAATTGAAATACAGGATACAAACGATAACTCTCCTAGTTTTCTCACTAAAGAAAAAGTGGTGAAAATCGCAGAGCTGGTAAATCCAGGCGCTCGTTTTCCATTAGAAAGTGCACAGGATCCCGATGTTGGCACTAATTCTGTACGTTCTTACCTCATAAGCAAAAATGACAATTTCAAATTGACTGTTAAAAACCACAAGGACGGAAGAAAAATCCCTGAACTGGTTCTTGAAAAACCACTGGACCGAGAAAAGCTGCCTGTACATAATCTTATTCTCACCGCAGTGGATGGGGGAGATCCGGTGCGTTCAGGGACATCAGAAATTACAATTATAGTACTTGACAACAATGATAATGCACCACAATTTGAGCGACAGATATATGAGACTAATGTCAGCGAAAAGGCATCACCAGGAACTGAAATATTACGTGTTAAAGCTACAGATGCAGACGAAGGACTAAATGGAGAAATCGAGTATTTTTTTGCAGAGCAAACTACGGATCAGATTTTATCATTATTCCACGTTGAACCTTCTACTGGAGCGATTATCATCAAAGGCAAATTAGACCACGAAACGAACTCTTTACATAGATTTGACATAACTGCTAAAGACAAAGGTAGTCCTGAGATGGATGGCCATTGTGGCATCGAAATTAAAATAGTTGATATTAATGACAATGTACCTGAAATAATCGTGACGTCGTTAACAACACCTGTTGCAGAAGATTCTGCAATAGGCACAGTTATTGCATTAATCAGTGCAAAAGACCCAGATTCAGGTGACAATGGTAAGGTTACGCTGAGCGTGTCTTCCAAATCCCCATTCAAGTTAAATCCATCGGTCTCTAATCATTACTCATTAGTGACGAACGGTCCACTTGACCGTGAAAAGAATAGACAGTATAGTGTCATGATTACTGCTTCTGATTCTGGAAAACCCTCATTATCTAGTGAAAAAATAATACTTGTTGATTTATTAGATGTTAATGACAACCCACCAGTGTTCTCCCAACCTTCATATGTGGTTTATGTAAAAGAAAACCATGCTCCTGGGAAAATACTGTGCTCACTGTCAGCAGCCGATCCTGACTCGGGTGAAAATGCAAAGATTTCTTACTCTATACTGGACTCGAAAGTCCAGGACGTGTCTGTGTCCTCGTATGTTTACATTAACTCCGATAACGGCAGCATCTACAGCATGCACTCGTTTGACTATGAGAAAGTGAAGGTGTTTCAGATTCAGGTTCAGGCAAAGGATCAGGGCTCTCCGTCTCTCAGCAGCAACGCCACTGTCCATGTTTTCATCCTGGACCAGAACGACAATGCCCCCGCTGTTATCTACCCCTCCTCCGCTGCCCTGGGCTCCCTCTCTCATCAGAGGATGCCCCGCTCCGCTAAAGCGGGTCACCTGGTCACTAAGGTGACGGCCGTGGACGCTGACTCGGGCCATAACGCCTGGATCTCCTACAGACTGGCGGAGGCCACAGACGCGTCTCTGTTCACTGTCAACCTGTACACAGGGGAGGTGAGGACTAAACGCGCCGTGTCCGAGCAGGACGACTCCTCTCAGAGGCTGCTTATAGAGATCAAGGACGACGGGGAGCCGGTCCAGTCCTCCACCGTCACGGTGTCCATCCTGCTGGAGGACGGCCTCCATGAGCCCATCTTAGACCTCCGACAGAAATCGTCCGAGCCCAGCAGGAAAAATGGGAGAATCACCCTGTATTTGATTGTGTCTCTGGCCTCGGTGTCCGTGCTGTCTCTGCTGACTTTTCTCATCTTAGCAGTTAAATGCATCAGGAACAGCAGAAGCAGCGGTAGTTGCTGCATGAGACGCAGCGACTGTGATGATTACAAGAACCCCAacagaaacctgcagattcaGCTCAACACTGACGGTCCTATAAAGTACGTGGAGGTCCTGGGAGGAGACATGTTGTCTCAGAGTCAGTCGTTCAGGTCCTGTATGTCCCCCATGTCAGAGTACAGTGATTTCACTTTGATTAAGCCCAGCAGCACCACAGACTTTAAGGAGGTGATCAGTGTCCTGGATGCTTCTTTACCCGACAGCACCTGGACCTTTGAGAGCCAGCAGGTGAGCAAAGAGTAA
- the LOC113160874 gene encoding protocadherin gamma-C5-like: MCYSGPKMTKRMGYRDWRCLALWWHHFFLLWITIDGQTRYSIPEELKRGSVVGNLAKDLGLGLSEIFDRKLRVASEAGEQYFSVDAGKGELVVNDRIDREALCGQSVNCVLPLQVVIEDPLQLFRVEVEIQDINDNAPRFPSNEITLEIAESTGLGVHFPLESAIDPDVGSNSLKSYTLSKDECFNIRIKEVSGGRKLPELILGKPLDRERKAVHKLLLTALDRGNPVRSGTTQVLIKVLDINDNLPAFEKPSYKVSVSEDAAEGALIIQTKATDVDDGQNGEIEYSFGARTSDTILSVFSIDHISGTVSLKGKLNFETTTNYELDVIAKDKGSPRMEGHCTVHVEVLDVNDNSPEIILTSHPKPVREDSPSGTVVALLNARDLDSGDNGKVTLQLPKGSPFSLKPSFSNNYALITTGPLDRERFSEYYIEITATDSGSPPLSSKKTIHVSITDVNDNPPVFTQPSYNVYLKENGVPGSILYSVSASDLDFGENAKISYSILDSKVQDVSVSSYVYINSDNGSIYSMHSFDYEKVKVFQIQVQAKDQGSPSLSSNATVHVFILDQNDNAPAVIYPSSAALGSLSHQRMPRSAKAGHLVTKVTAVDADSGHNAWISYRLAEATDASLFTVNLYTGEVRTKRAVSEQDDSSQRLLIEIKDDGEPVQSSTVTVSILLEDGLHEPILDLRQKSSEPSRKNGRITLYLIVSLASVSVLSLLTFLILAVKCIRNSRSSGSCCMRRSDCDDYKNPNRNLQIQLNTDGPIKYVEVLGGDMLSQSQSFRSCMSPMSEYSDFTLIKPSSTTDFKEVISVLDASLPDSTWTFESQQVSRTTDMCNDEMSSRADLSVF; this comes from the coding sequence ATGTGTTATAGCGGACCAAAGATGACAAAGAGAATGGGATACCGAGACTGGAGGTGTCTGGCTCTTTGGTGgcatcatttctttctcttgtggATTACAATAGACGGACAGACTCGGTACAGCATCCCAGAGGAACTAAAACGAGGTTCTGTGGTAGGAAATCTAGCCAAAGACTTGGGGTTGGGGTTATCTGAGATATTTGACCGTAAGCTGCGTGTCGCCTCTGAAGCTGGTgagcagtatttcagtgtggatGCGGGGAAGGGCGAGCTGGTGGTGAATGACAGAATAGACAGAGAGGCTTTATGTGGACAAAGCGTCAACTGTGTGTTGCCTTTACAGGTTGTAATTGAAGACCCATTACAACTATTTCGTGTTGAAGTTGAAATACAAGACATTAATGATAATGCGCCCAGGTTTCCATCAAATGAAATTACACTGGAGATAGCGGAGTCTACGGGTTTAGGGGTTCATTTTCCATTAGAAAGCGCCATAGACCCAGATGTTGGCAGTAATTCGCTGAAGTCATACACCCTCAGTAAAGACGAATGTTTTAATATTAGAATTAAAGAAGTTTCCGGTGGACGGAAACTTCCTGAATTGATTTTGGGAAAACCTttagacagagaaagaaaggctGTTCACAAGCTTTTGTTGACCGCTCTAGATCGAGGAAATCCTGTGAGATCAGGAACGACTCAGGTATTGATTAAAGTCCTTGACATTAACGATAACCTTCCGGCTTTCGAGAAACCATCATATAAAGTCTCTGTTAGTGAAGACGCTGCAGAAGGTGcattaataatacaaacaaaGGCGACCGACGTGGACGACGGTCAAAACGGAGAGATAGAGTACTCATTTGGAGCGCGCACATCAGATACCATACTCTCTGTTTTTAGTATTGATCACATATCGGGAACAGTATCTCTTAAAGGAAAGTTAAATTTCGAAACAACTACAAATTATGAATTAGATGTGATAGCGAAAGATAAAGGCAGCCCCAGAATGGAAGggcattgtactgtacatgttgagGTTTTAGATGTTAACGATAATTCCCCAGAAATAATACTCACCTCTCACCCAAAGCCAGTGCGCGAAGACTCGCCTAGTGGCACCGTAGTGGCTTTGCTCAATGCCCGAGATCTTGACTCTGGGGACAATGGTAAAGTGACGTTACAGCTTCCCAAAGGTTCTCCGTTTTCTTTAAAACCATCCTTTTCTAATAATTATGCACTGATTACCACTGGTCCTTTGGACCGAGAGAGGTTCTCAGAGTATTACATTGAGATAACAGCGACAGATTCaggttctcctcctctgtccagtAAGAAAACTATTCATGTCAGCATCACTGATGTGAATGATAACCCTCCTGTATTCACCCAGCCCTCCTATAATGTCTATTTAAAAGAGAACGGTGTACCAGGCTCTATACTGTACTCGGTATCAGCATCTGACCTGGACTTTGGTGAAAACGCTAAAATCTCTTACTCTATACTGGACTCGAAAGTCCAGGACGTGTCTGTGTCCTCGTATGTTTACATTAACTCCGATAACGGCAGCATCTACAGCATGCACTCGTTTGACTATGAGAAAGTGAAGGTGTTTCAGATTCAGGTTCAGGCAAAGGATCAGGGCTCTCCGTCTCTCAGCAGCAACGCCACTGTCCATGTTTTCATCCTGGACCAGAACGACAATGCCCCCGCTGTTATCTACCCCTCCTCCGCTGCCCTGGGCTCCCTCTCTCATCAGAGGATGCCCCGCTCCGCTAAAGCGGGTCACCTGGTCACTAAGGTGACGGCCGTGGACGCTGACTCGGGCCATAACGCCTGGATCTCCTACAGACTGGCGGAGGCCACAGACGCGTCTCTGTTCACTGTCAACCTGTACACAGGGGAGGTGAGGACTAAACGCGCTGTGTCCGAGCAGGACGACTCCTCTCAGAGGCTGCTTATAGAGATCAAGGACGACGGGGAGCCGGTCCAGTCCTCCACCGTCACGGTGTCCATCCTGCTGGAGGACGGCCTCCATGAGCCCATCTTAGACCTGCGACAGAAATCGTCCGAGCCCAGCAGGAAAAATGGGAGAATCACCCTGTATTTGATTGTGTCTCTGGCCTCGGTGTCCGTGCTGTCTCTGCTGACTTTTCTCATCTTAGCAGTTAAATGCATCAGGAACAGCAGAAGCAGCGGTAGTTGCTGCATGAGACGCAGCGACTGTGATGATTACAAGAACCCCAacagaaacctgcagattcaGCTCAACACTGACGGACCTATAAAGTACGTGGAGGTCCTGGGAGGAGACATGTTGTCTCAGAGTCAGTCGTTCAGGTCCTGTATGTCCCCCATGTCAGAGTACAGTGATTTCACTTTGATTAAGCCCAGCAGCACCACAGACTTTAAGGAGGTGATCAGTGTCCTGGATGCGTCTTTACCCGACAGCACCTGGACCTTTGAGAGCCAGCAGGTGAGCAGAACCACTGACATGTGTAACGATGAAATGAGTAGCAGGGCTGACTTGTCAGTCTTCTAA